In Paeniglutamicibacter kerguelensis, one genomic interval encodes:
- a CDS encoding sterol carrier family protein, with product MAIKRRINPAEGRAALQHWITASAEGVEADLPRPLIAMAVRYSLEELASRAEGNSVEVRVPPFGVTQCIPGPRHTRGTPPNVIELPADMWLALVSGRISWEAALATGKVTASGLRADLAAELPLV from the coding sequence GTGGCCATCAAACGACGCATCAACCCGGCCGAGGGGCGTGCAGCCCTGCAGCACTGGATCACCGCGAGCGCCGAGGGCGTCGAGGCAGACCTGCCGCGCCCGCTCATTGCCATGGCCGTGCGCTACTCGCTTGAGGAATTGGCCAGCCGGGCCGAGGGCAACTCCGTGGAGGTGCGGGTTCCGCCCTTCGGCGTCACCCAGTGCATTCCAGGCCCGCGGCACACCCGCGGCACTCCCCCGAACGTCATCGAGCTACCTGCCGACATGTGGCTGGCGCTGGTGAGCGGGCGGATCTCCTGGGAAGCGGCGCTGGCGACCGGAAAGGTCACGGCTTCGGGCCTGCGGGCTGATCTGGCAGCCGAGTTGCCGCTGGTTTAG
- the purD gene encoding phosphoribosylamine--glycine ligase has product MKVLVIGPGGREHALIRALAADPYVTDLHCAPGNAGISRDVSTHEIDAQDPAAVVALARELGSDLVVVGPEAPLAAGVSDALIAAGIPVFGPTKAAAQLEASKAFAKNVMAEAGVPTAMARVATNTEEAADALDAFGAPYVVKDDGLAAGKGVVVTSDRAEALAHAETCFEAGGTVVIEEFLDGPEVSLFVICDGTHAVPLAPAQDFKRIFDNDEGPNTGGMGAYSPLPWLPAGFVDEVMERVAYPTLRDMESRGTPFTGVLYCGLAITSRGIRVIEFNARFGDPETQAVLARLKTPLGGLLLAAAKGELDDAEQLHWRPETAVGVVMAAENYPDSPVKGAAISGLADAEAIEDVSVLHAGTTSNEAGDVIVAGGRVLAVVGLGADLHAARDKAYAGVAAISWDGAQHRTDIALKAANGQISVSEGTN; this is encoded by the coding sequence GTGAAGGTACTGGTTATTGGCCCCGGCGGCCGCGAACATGCACTGATCCGCGCACTGGCTGCGGACCCCTACGTCACCGACCTGCATTGCGCACCGGGTAATGCCGGAATTTCGCGCGATGTCTCGACCCATGAGATCGACGCCCAGGACCCCGCGGCAGTGGTGGCACTGGCCCGGGAACTGGGTTCGGATTTGGTTGTTGTTGGCCCCGAAGCGCCACTGGCTGCAGGAGTGTCCGACGCGTTGATCGCGGCAGGCATCCCGGTCTTTGGCCCCACCAAGGCGGCTGCCCAGCTTGAGGCCTCCAAGGCCTTCGCCAAGAACGTCATGGCAGAGGCCGGCGTTCCCACGGCGATGGCAAGGGTGGCCACCAACACCGAGGAAGCGGCCGACGCACTTGACGCCTTCGGCGCCCCCTACGTGGTGAAGGACGACGGGCTTGCCGCGGGCAAGGGCGTCGTTGTCACCTCCGACCGTGCCGAGGCCCTGGCCCACGCCGAGACCTGCTTCGAGGCGGGCGGAACCGTGGTCATCGAGGAGTTCCTCGACGGCCCCGAGGTCTCCCTCTTCGTGATCTGTGACGGCACCCACGCGGTCCCGCTGGCACCGGCCCAGGACTTCAAGCGGATCTTCGACAACGACGAAGGCCCGAACACCGGCGGCATGGGCGCCTACTCGCCGCTGCCGTGGCTGCCTGCCGGCTTCGTCGACGAGGTCATGGAACGCGTCGCCTACCCGACGCTGCGCGACATGGAATCCCGCGGCACCCCCTTCACCGGCGTGCTCTACTGCGGACTTGCCATCACCTCCCGCGGCATCCGCGTCATTGAATTCAACGCACGCTTCGGCGACCCGGAAACCCAGGCCGTGCTTGCGCGCCTGAAGACCCCGCTCGGCGGGCTGCTGCTGGCAGCAGCCAAGGGCGAGCTCGACGACGCGGAGCAGCTGCACTGGCGTCCCGAGACCGCCGTCGGCGTGGTCATGGCCGCCGAAAACTACCCGGACTCCCCGGTCAAGGGCGCCGCAATCAGCGGCCTGGCGGACGCCGAGGCCATCGAGGACGTCTCCGTGCTGCACGCGGGAACCACCAGCAACGAGGCCGGGGACGTCATCGTCGCCGGCGGCCGCGTGCTGGCCGTCGTCGGCCTGGGGGCCGACCTGCATGCAGCACGCGACAAGGCCTACGCCGGCGTCGCCGCCATCTCTTGGGACGGTGCCCAGCACCGCACCGACATCGCACTGAAGGCCGCCAACGGCCAGATCAGTGTCTCGGAAGGAACAAACTAA
- a CDS encoding class I SAM-dependent DNA methyltransferase, which translates to MSKETLWEKQSRTNPKQAQDYIERFAQLRAEGADLHGEARFVDALLPRGARVLDAGCGTGRVGGELAARSHAVTGVDLDGELLAQARKDFPGSRWEHCDLATLRLRDADGNPELFDVVVAAGNVLAFAAPGSTGAVLRSLAGHLAGNGRLVVGFSLRKGYALGDFERDAAAAGLVFTARFSGWDMHDFDADGDFIVALLHGAKP; encoded by the coding sequence ATGAGTAAGGAAACACTGTGGGAAAAGCAGTCGCGCACCAACCCGAAGCAGGCGCAGGACTACATCGAGCGCTTCGCGCAGCTGCGGGCCGAGGGAGCCGACCTGCATGGCGAGGCCAGGTTCGTCGATGCACTTCTGCCGCGCGGGGCCCGCGTCCTTGACGCCGGCTGCGGCACCGGACGCGTCGGCGGCGAGCTTGCGGCACGCTCCCATGCGGTCACCGGCGTTGACCTGGACGGCGAATTGCTGGCGCAGGCGCGCAAGGATTTCCCCGGCTCCCGCTGGGAACACTGCGACCTGGCAACACTCCGGCTGCGCGATGCCGATGGCAACCCGGAGCTGTTCGACGTGGTCGTCGCCGCGGGAAACGTCCTGGCCTTTGCGGCACCCGGCAGCACCGGCGCGGTGTTGCGCTCGCTCGCCGGCCACCTGGCGGGGAACGGCCGGCTGGTGGTCGGGTTCTCCCTTCGCAAGGGCTACGCCCTGGGTGATTTCGAGCGGGATGCGGCAGCGGCGGGGCTCGTCTTCACGGCCCGCTTTTCCGGCTGGGACATGCACGACTTCGATGCCGACGGCGACTTCATCGTTGCGCTCTTGCACGGGGCCAAGCCCTAA
- a CDS encoding phosphoribosylaminoimidazolesuccinocarboxamide synthase — protein MSGLQTETLDLPGWTHFYSGKVRDLYVPAGTSFAETDRVLVVASDRISAFDYVLTSEIPDKGKVLTQLSLWWFDQLSEIPNHVISTDVPEAVAGRAMVCKKLDMFPIECIARGYLTGSGLAEYKVSQTVCALPLPAGMVDGSKLDPAIFTPSAKAEVGEHDENITFEETAARIGGQQAADLRDATLALYTRAEEIARGRGIILADTKIEFGIDPSNGQITLGDEVLTPDSSRFWDAKTYAPGQAQPSFDKQYVRDWLTSAESGWDKNSGEEPPALPAEVIERTRERYIEAYERLTGLTFSA, from the coding sequence ATGTCAGGCCTGCAAACCGAAACCCTGGACCTCCCGGGCTGGACGCACTTCTACTCGGGCAAGGTGCGTGACCTGTACGTTCCGGCCGGAACCTCCTTTGCGGAGACCGACCGCGTGCTGGTTGTCGCTTCCGACCGCATCAGCGCCTTCGACTACGTGCTCACCTCCGAGATCCCAGACAAGGGCAAGGTGCTCACGCAGTTGAGCCTGTGGTGGTTCGACCAGCTGAGCGAAATCCCCAACCACGTGATTTCCACCGACGTCCCCGAGGCCGTCGCCGGCCGGGCCATGGTCTGCAAGAAGCTGGACATGTTCCCGATCGAGTGCATCGCCCGCGGTTACCTGACGGGTTCCGGCCTGGCCGAGTACAAGGTCAGCCAGACCGTGTGCGCACTGCCGCTTCCGGCAGGCATGGTCGACGGCTCCAAACTGGACCCGGCGATCTTCACCCCCTCGGCCAAGGCCGAGGTCGGCGAGCACGACGAGAACATCACGTTCGAGGAAACCGCCGCCCGCATCGGCGGCCAGCAGGCCGCGGACCTCCGCGACGCCACGCTTGCCCTGTACACCCGCGCCGAGGAGATCGCCCGCGGCCGCGGCATCATCCTGGCCGACACCAAGATCGAGTTCGGCATCGATCCGTCCAACGGCCAGATCACCCTGGGCGACGAGGTGCTGACCCCGGACTCCTCGCGTTTCTGGGACGCCAAAACCTACGCGCCGGGCCAGGCCCAGCCGTCGTTCGACAAGCAGTACGTCCGCGACTGGCTGACCAGCGCCGAATCGGGCTGGGACAAGAACTCCGGCGAGGAGCCTCCGGCACTTCCGGCCGAGGTCATCGAGCGTACCCGCGAACGCTACATCGAAGCGTACGAGCGCCTGACGGGCCTGACCTTCAGCGCCTAG
- a CDS encoding asparaginase, giving the protein MPETLLSSQAVDLIVVERNGFIESRHRGAAVVVDASGDIVSALGDPHGLIYPRSTLKPFQALASMQSGVPLRGAEVALACASHIGSAEHIELAKIMLSKAGLAEDDLGCPTAWPAHEGTRIDMVRDGEGKSKLAFNCSGKHTAFLWACTENGWDTKTYLSPEHPLQQRVIEVVEQYAGEKISHLGIDGCGAPVPVISLVGLARAISKLAQAPGNKHSEARAATIATAMLDYPWAVQGHTLPNTVVMEDLGVLAKLGAEGVLVLAAPNGTAVAVKMLDGSGRGSDMLGLTLLERAGAISAEQLAGILPKISRPILGGAEPVGSVRLADSVMELLD; this is encoded by the coding sequence ATGCCCGAAACCTTACTTTCTTCCCAGGCCGTGGACCTCATCGTTGTCGAACGCAACGGCTTCATTGAATCGCGGCACCGCGGTGCCGCGGTGGTCGTTGATGCTTCGGGCGATATAGTTTCCGCGCTCGGGGATCCACACGGGCTGATCTACCCGCGCTCAACGCTCAAGCCGTTCCAGGCACTTGCTTCCATGCAGAGCGGAGTTCCCTTGCGTGGCGCCGAGGTGGCGTTGGCCTGCGCCAGCCACATCGGAAGTGCCGAGCACATCGAACTGGCCAAGATCATGCTCTCCAAGGCGGGCCTGGCGGAAGACGACCTGGGTTGCCCCACAGCGTGGCCGGCACACGAGGGAACCCGGATCGACATGGTCCGCGACGGCGAAGGCAAGTCGAAGCTCGCGTTCAACTGCTCGGGCAAGCACACCGCCTTCCTGTGGGCCTGCACCGAAAACGGCTGGGACACCAAGACCTACCTCTCCCCCGAACACCCGCTGCAGCAGCGGGTCATCGAGGTTGTCGAGCAGTATGCCGGAGAAAAGATTTCCCATCTGGGCATTGATGGTTGCGGCGCCCCGGTTCCCGTCATTTCGCTCGTTGGATTGGCGCGTGCCATCTCGAAGCTCGCCCAGGCGCCCGGCAACAAGCACTCCGAGGCCCGCGCGGCAACGATTGCCACGGCAATGCTCGACTACCCGTGGGCCGTGCAGGGCCATACCCTGCCCAACACCGTGGTGATGGAGGATCTGGGCGTCCTCGCAAAGCTGGGCGCCGAGGGCGTGCTGGTGCTCGCGGCCCCCAACGGCACCGCGGTCGCCGTGAAGATGCTCGACGGTTCGGGGCGGGGCTCCGACATGCTGGGGCTGACCCTGCTCGAACGGGCCGGTGCCATCAGCGCCGAACAGCTGGCCGGCATCCTTCCCAAGATCTCCCGCCCGATCCTCGGAGGGGCCGAGCCCGTGGGATCGGTGCGCCTGGCGGACAGCGTCATGGAATTGCTGGACTGA